Proteins from one Salinispora arenicola genomic window:
- a CDS encoding ABC transporter permease, with protein MTSSGTQARPAAEFPGRSVPGMQRPPAPGALFACRTFAWRTLIKLKYVQDHLGTAVVFPVILTLVFTYLLGGAIAGTPGDYLQFFLPGVIVLSLVASSMMSALTLNRDIATGMFDRVRSTPIWQPAVLVGTMGGDILRYALTSAVPLALGLLLGFRPDGGFAGVVLALLYLQLFTFSVSWLWMFFAVLIPQPTAAAGVVNLFQFILLFGSNILAPAQTMPGWLEAVVKLNPVTHAATTTRGLMHGDLSGGDLMAGLLACAALIVVFATSTALLYNRKQR; from the coding sequence ATGACATCATCAGGCACCCAGGCGCGACCGGCGGCAGAGTTCCCCGGTCGGTCGGTGCCCGGCATGCAACGGCCACCCGCTCCGGGAGCCCTCTTCGCCTGCCGCACATTCGCCTGGCGGACGTTGATCAAGTTGAAGTATGTCCAGGACCATCTCGGTACCGCCGTGGTGTTCCCGGTGATCCTGACGCTGGTCTTCACATATCTGCTCGGTGGCGCGATCGCCGGGACGCCTGGGGACTATCTGCAGTTCTTCCTGCCCGGCGTGATCGTTCTGTCGCTGGTGGCGTCGAGCATGATGAGTGCCCTGACGCTCAACCGTGACATCGCGACCGGCATGTTCGACCGGGTCCGCTCCACGCCCATCTGGCAGCCGGCGGTGCTGGTCGGCACGATGGGCGGCGACATCCTGCGGTACGCGCTGACCTCGGCCGTGCCGCTGGCGTTGGGTCTGCTGCTGGGCTTCCGTCCGGACGGCGGCTTCGCCGGAGTGGTACTCGCACTGCTCTACCTGCAGCTGTTTACCTTCAGCGTGAGCTGGTTGTGGATGTTCTTCGCTGTGTTGATCCCGCAGCCCACGGCCGCGGCCGGTGTGGTCAACCTGTTTCAGTTCATCCTGCTGTTCGGCAGCAACATCCTGGCCCCCGCCCAGACCATGCCGGGCTGGCTCGAGGCGGTGGTGAAGCTCAACCCGGTCACTCATGCGGCGACCACCACCCGTGGCCTGATGCACGGTGATCTGTCTGGCGGTGATCTCATGGCCGGTCTGCTCGCCTGTGCGGCGCTCATTGTCGTGTTCGCGACGTCGACCGCCCTGCTCTACAACCGCAAGCAGCGCTGA
- a CDS encoding daunorubicin resistance protein DrrA family ABC transporter ATP-binding protein, whose translation MTDNPALAIETHELVKVYGETRALDGLDLTVRTGTIHGVLGPNGAGKTTAMKILATLLRPTSGEAQVLGHDVVREASAVRRRIGLTGQTMALDEDMTGLQNLILASRLQGLRHRPATARAEELLEAFELTEVGGRLVKTYSGGQKRRIDVAASMVVTHEVLFLDEPTTGLDPRSRSDVWQMIRVLVRDGGTVVLTTQYLDEADQMADDLTLIDHGRVVARGTPAELKTGRADGVLEVLLTDSSRRAEAGRLLTRAIGAGVAPESDPSRLLVKIPDADQAARALGELARAGISVEDFTLGQPTLDTVFLALTGHSTVDKTREEEAEVRA comes from the coding sequence ATGACAGACAATCCAGCGCTAGCCATTGAGACCCATGAGCTGGTGAAGGTCTACGGAGAGACGCGCGCCCTGGACGGGCTGGACCTCACCGTGCGCACCGGGACGATCCACGGTGTACTGGGGCCCAACGGTGCCGGCAAGACGACCGCCATGAAGATTCTGGCGACTCTGCTGCGGCCCACCTCCGGCGAGGCCCAGGTGCTCGGTCACGACGTGGTGCGCGAGGCATCGGCGGTACGCCGCCGGATCGGCCTGACCGGGCAGACCATGGCGCTCGACGAGGACATGACCGGCCTGCAGAATTTGATCCTCGCCAGCCGTCTCCAGGGCCTGCGGCACCGCCCGGCTACCGCCCGCGCCGAGGAGTTGCTGGAGGCGTTCGAGCTGACCGAGGTCGGTGGTCGGCTGGTCAAGACCTACTCCGGCGGTCAGAAACGGCGCATCGACGTGGCCGCGAGCATGGTGGTGACGCACGAGGTGCTCTTTCTCGACGAGCCGACCACCGGCCTCGACCCGCGCAGCCGCAGCGACGTCTGGCAGATGATCCGGGTGCTCGTCCGGGACGGCGGCACCGTCGTGCTCACCACCCAGTATCTCGACGAGGCCGACCAGATGGCCGACGACCTGACTCTGATCGACCACGGGCGGGTGGTGGCCCGCGGGACGCCAGCCGAGCTGAAGACCGGCCGTGCCGACGGCGTGCTGGAGGTGCTGCTGACTGATTCGTCCCGCCGCGCCGAAGCGGGCAGGCTGCTCACCCGCGCGATTGGCGCGGGCGTGGCCCCCGAGTCCGACCCGTCCCGGCTGCTGGTGAAGATTCCCGACGCCGACCAGGCCGCGCGCGCCCTCGGCGAGTTGGCCCGTGCGGGGATCAGCGTCGAGGACTTCACCCTGGGGCAGCCGACGCTGGACACGGTGTTCCTCGCACTCACCGGTCACTCCACGGTGGACAAGACCCGAGAAGAGGAAGCGGAGGTTCGGGCATGA
- a CDS encoding aminotransferase class V-fold PLP-dependent enzyme yields the protein MASGPAVGYEGITVSHTVDSPGSATVPASVPPSPLRTASWNRIRELFALDPTTVHLNTGTVGAMPYQVLDTVDRVTRQWTGGLLDVYRPAMFTEYRAFIGTTFGVDEDEIVICHNATEGVARVIHGLDLRASDEVVTTTHECYSVLSNFNLLRNRHGIVVRTVTPPSGHDVRAEEIVDLVESAITPRTKVLSFAAITLFTGTMFPVRQLCELAHRYGLTTVIDGALIPGMFDVNLRDYGADFITCSGSKFQCGPLGTGLIYVRNKVIPESNPLPLPTFWPLISTWYPMMGSPPPRTTNEVASYNMGDYLQSAGSANLARGAALTRAFELWDDIGRDRIERYVMELAEYARGRLIEAFGEEAMYSPGADPRLRSPLIAFNPFRRAEAAWNIKKFVTFVKRLETEHRIWTRWTEFDVPGSPHQHYAARITTHLFNTRGEIDHSVRTMVRLAEEMS from the coding sequence GTGGCCTCCGGACCCGCCGTCGGCTACGAAGGGATCACCGTGAGCCATACCGTGGACTCCCCCGGCTCGGCCACAGTCCCGGCGTCGGTGCCACCGAGCCCGTTGCGCACCGCGTCGTGGAATCGCATCCGGGAACTGTTCGCCCTGGACCCGACGACCGTGCATCTCAACACCGGAACCGTCGGGGCCATGCCGTACCAGGTCCTCGACACCGTCGACCGAGTCACCCGACAGTGGACCGGCGGACTCCTAGACGTCTACCGCCCGGCCATGTTCACCGAGTACCGGGCCTTCATCGGCACGACGTTCGGAGTGGACGAGGACGAGATCGTCATCTGCCACAACGCGACCGAGGGCGTCGCACGGGTCATCCACGGGCTGGACCTGCGCGCGAGTGACGAGGTGGTGACCACCACCCACGAGTGTTACTCGGTGCTGTCCAACTTCAACTTGCTGCGCAACCGACACGGCATTGTGGTACGCACCGTCACCCCGCCGTCGGGCCACGACGTACGGGCCGAGGAGATCGTCGATCTGGTCGAGTCGGCGATCACGCCGCGTACCAAGGTGCTGTCGTTCGCGGCGATCACTCTCTTCACCGGCACCATGTTTCCCGTCCGGCAGCTGTGCGAGCTGGCTCACCGGTACGGCCTGACCACCGTCATCGACGGCGCCCTGATCCCCGGCATGTTCGACGTGAACCTGCGCGACTACGGCGCCGACTTCATCACCTGCTCCGGCTCGAAGTTCCAGTGTGGGCCCCTCGGCACCGGCCTCATCTACGTCCGCAACAAGGTCATCCCCGAGTCCAACCCGCTGCCGTTGCCCACCTTCTGGCCGCTCATCTCGACCTGGTACCCGATGATGGGCAGTCCGCCGCCGCGTACCACCAACGAGGTGGCCAGCTACAACATGGGCGACTACCTGCAAAGCGCCGGGAGCGCCAACCTGGCTCGTGGCGCCGCGCTGACCCGCGCCTTCGAGCTGTGGGACGACATCGGGCGGGACCGCATCGAGCGGTACGTCATGGAGCTCGCCGAGTACGCACGCGGCCGACTGATCGAGGCTTTCGGCGAGGAGGCCATGTACTCCCCCGGCGCCGACCCACGGTTGCGCTCACCGCTGATCGCGTTCAACCCGTTCCGCCGCGCCGAGGCCGCCTGGAACATCAAGAAGTTCGTCACCTTCGTCAAACGACTGGAGACCGAGCACCGGATCTGGACCCGTTGGACCGAGTTCGACGTCCCCGGATCGCCGCACCAGCACTACGCGGCACGCATCACCACGCACCTGTTCAACACGCGTGGAGAGATCGACCACAGCGTCCGGACGATGGTCCGCCTTGCCGAGGAGATGTCCTGA
- a CDS encoding ABC transporter substrate-binding protein, which produces MTQARSTAISAPGARQRNILRLLGTAAVHQADPAAAWSPAERQLLRLTTRQLVSYPGAADPTDWRALGPVGDLAVDVPSTYNAGLGASHRSYVAHLRPDVWWDSPQPRRITAHDVVRGFKRLANPVTRHPALPYFRSTIRGMDRYCDEYAAVVAGRPVTAALLAAFANAHDLPGVFALDDETVVIELLRPALDFPDMLALSCASPAPAEYDAYLPGSTELHAHLVASGPYRVATWQPRDTIRLEPNPTWRPESDPVRHQRFDAVEFRVSGDGPRRLADQISADVADLPWGVPVGEVSGYRADPFLVFNLRDPANPAMTTAAVRQVIDEAIDRSALARIARVGDPWSAVREAYTVVPPGNDGHLPSDPAADPPAHGAPRERLTAAGHPNGLLLTAVCPDRTEELALARAWAADLATAGIEVRLVALDEATHRALLTGAAGAPAQRWDVSTTSWTAPWGYGNARVFLQPLVDGARPNGHRDEELDRMVEQAVDAADPREAVACWQQVQRRLLADAAVVPLLFRRPTDAAPRGPRVRRADALPSLGGLADLGDVRLGNER; this is translated from the coding sequence GTGACCCAGGCACGCAGCACAGCGATCAGCGCACCCGGCGCCCGGCAGCGGAACATCCTGCGGTTGCTCGGTACCGCCGCCGTCCACCAGGCCGACCCGGCCGCCGCCTGGTCCCCGGCCGAACGCCAACTGCTGCGCCTGACCACGCGGCAACTGGTCAGCTACCCAGGGGCGGCTGATCCGACCGACTGGCGGGCCCTCGGTCCGGTCGGTGACCTGGCCGTCGACGTGCCGTCCACCTACAACGCCGGGCTCGGCGCCAGCCACCGCTCGTACGTGGCACACCTGCGTCCGGACGTGTGGTGGGACAGCCCGCAGCCGAGGCGGATCACCGCACACGACGTCGTACGCGGATTCAAGCGACTCGCCAACCCCGTGACCCGTCATCCCGCCCTGCCCTACTTCCGCAGCACCATACGGGGCATGGACCGGTACTGCGACGAGTACGCCGCCGTCGTCGCCGGCCGGCCGGTCACCGCGGCACTGCTGGCCGCCTTCGCCAACGCGCACGACCTGCCCGGCGTGTTCGCCCTCGACGACGAGACGGTCGTCATCGAACTCCTCCGCCCGGCGTTGGACTTTCCCGACATGCTCGCCCTGAGCTGCGCCTCCCCGGCCCCCGCCGAGTACGACGCGTACCTGCCGGGCAGCACCGAACTGCACGCGCACCTCGTCGCCAGCGGTCCGTACCGGGTCGCCACGTGGCAGCCCCGGGACACCATCCGGTTGGAACCCAACCCCACCTGGCGCCCGGAGAGCGACCCGGTGCGGCACCAGCGTTTCGACGCCGTGGAGTTCCGGGTGTCCGGCGACGGTCCGCGCCGGCTGGCCGACCAGATCTCCGCCGACGTGGCCGACCTGCCGTGGGGGGTTCCCGTCGGCGAGGTGAGCGGGTACCGGGCCGACCCGTTCCTGGTGTTCAACCTGCGCGACCCAGCCAACCCGGCGATGACCACGGCAGCCGTGCGACAGGTGATCGACGAGGCGATCGACCGGTCCGCGTTGGCCCGGATCGCCCGCGTCGGTGACCCGTGGTCGGCGGTTCGCGAGGCGTACACCGTGGTGCCGCCGGGCAACGACGGACACCTGCCTTCGGACCCAGCGGCCGACCCACCGGCGCACGGCGCCCCCCGCGAGCGGCTCACCGCCGCCGGCCATCCGAACGGGCTCCTCCTGACCGCGGTGTGCCCCGACCGGACCGAGGAACTGGCCCTGGCCCGCGCCTGGGCCGCCGACCTGGCTACGGCCGGCATCGAGGTACGGCTGGTGGCGTTGGACGAGGCGACGCACCGGGCGCTGCTCACCGGCGCCGCAGGCGCACCGGCCCAACGCTGGGACGTCAGCACCACGTCGTGGACGGCGCCATGGGGGTACGGCAACGCGCGGGTGTTCCTCCAGCCACTGGTGGATGGCGCACGGCCGAACGGCCACCGCGACGAGGAACTCGACCGGATGGTCGAGCAGGCGGTCGACGCCGCCGATCCCCGGGAGGCCGTGGCGTGCTGGCAGCAGGTGCAGCGACGGCTGCTGGCCGACGCGGCGGTCGTACCCCTGCTGTTCCGACGCCCCACCGACGCGGCACCGCGCGGGCCGCGAGTGCGCCGCGCCGACGCGCTGCCCTCGCTCGGTGGCCTGGCCGACCTCGGCGACGTGCGCCTGGGGAACGAGCGGTGA
- a CDS encoding macrolide family glycosyltransferase, which produces MAHLLFVNVASHGLVLPTLAVVTELVRRGHRVSYVTAGGFAVPVAAAGATVVPYASEIIDADAAEVFGANDLGVRPHLMYLRENMSVLRATAAALDDDVPDLVLYDDFPFIAGQLLAARWDQPAGRLSAAFASNEHYSFSQDMIGLAGTIDPLDLPAFRDNLAALLAEHGLTRSVVACWQHVEQFNLVFVPKAFQIAGESFDERFEFVGPCFGQRRYLGRWTPPTDDRPVVLVSLGTTFNDRPGFFRDCARAFADQPWHVVMTLGDQVDPAQLGELPPNVEAHPWVPHVEVLERASVCVTHGGMGTLMEALHWGRPLVVVPQSFDVQPMARRVDQLGLGVLLPGAKADGQELLAAVERVAGDPALAQRVAAMREQVRRAGGAVRAAGAIEAYLSRRR; this is translated from the coding sequence GTGGCCCATCTGCTGTTCGTCAACGTGGCCAGCCACGGTCTGGTCCTGCCCACCCTGGCGGTGGTCACCGAGCTGGTCCGGCGCGGACACCGGGTCAGCTACGTCACCGCGGGCGGGTTCGCCGTGCCGGTCGCGGCGGCCGGCGCGACCGTGGTGCCGTACGCCTCGGAGATCATCGACGCTGACGCCGCCGAGGTGTTCGGTGCCAACGACCTCGGTGTCCGACCGCACCTGATGTATCTGCGAGAGAACATGTCGGTGCTGCGGGCCACCGCTGCCGCGCTCGACGACGACGTCCCGGACCTGGTTCTCTACGATGACTTCCCGTTCATCGCCGGGCAGCTGCTGGCCGCCCGCTGGGATCAACCGGCCGGCCGGCTCAGCGCCGCCTTCGCCTCCAACGAGCACTACTCCTTCTCCCAGGACATGATCGGGTTGGCCGGGACGATCGACCCGCTGGACCTCCCGGCGTTCCGGGACAACCTGGCGGCGTTGCTCGCCGAGCACGGTCTGACCCGGTCGGTGGTCGCGTGCTGGCAGCACGTCGAGCAGTTCAACCTGGTGTTCGTGCCGAAGGCGTTCCAGATCGCCGGGGAGAGCTTCGACGAGCGGTTCGAGTTCGTGGGGCCCTGTTTCGGGCAACGACGCTATCTCGGGCGGTGGACACCGCCCACCGACGACCGACCGGTCGTGCTGGTGTCGCTGGGCACCACCTTCAACGACCGGCCGGGGTTCTTCCGTGACTGCGCCCGCGCGTTCGCCGATCAGCCCTGGCACGTGGTGATGACCCTCGGCGACCAGGTCGATCCGGCGCAGCTCGGTGAGTTGCCACCGAATGTGGAGGCGCACCCGTGGGTGCCGCACGTGGAGGTGCTGGAGCGGGCGAGCGTCTGCGTGACGCACGGTGGCATGGGCACCCTGATGGAGGCGCTGCACTGGGGGCGTCCACTGGTTGTCGTGCCGCAGTCCTTCGACGTGCAGCCGATGGCCCGCCGGGTCGACCAGCTCGGTCTCGGTGTGCTCCTGCCCGGGGCGAAGGCCGACGGGCAGGAGCTGCTCGCCGCTGTCGAGCGGGTGGCCGGCGACCCGGCGCTGGCGCAGCGGGTGGCAGCGATGCGGGAGCAGGTGCGGCGGGCCGGCGGCGCGGTACGCGCCGCCGGTGCGATCGAGGCGTATCTGTCCCGGCGCCGGTGA
- a CDS encoding aldo/keto reductase gives MSDPARSREVRVASLHVRLGRTGLRVSRVAIGTVNFGGRVDEADAHRLLDHAWNRGVNLVDTADIYGWRVHRGWTEEMIGRWLADDPSRRDSVVLATKVGNPMGDSPNDRGLSARHIIAACEASLRRLQTDTIDLYQMHQVDREVGWDEIWQAMEQLVHQGKVRYVGSSNFAGWDLVSAQEAARRHRLLGLASEQCVYNLVTRYVELEVLPAAAAEGIGVLVWSPLHGGLLSGVLRKREEGTAVKSAQGRAVEGLARHRSALETYERFCGDLGRDPAGVGMAWVLHRPGVTAAVVGPRTPEHLDGALRALEQPLAADELARLDELFPPPGRGGPAPDAWMS, from the coding sequence ATGTCGGATCCGGCCCGGTCCAGGGAGGTACGGGTGGCGTCGCTGCATGTCCGGCTCGGTCGGACCGGCCTGCGCGTGAGTCGGGTCGCGATCGGAACCGTCAACTTCGGCGGGCGAGTCGACGAGGCGGATGCCCATCGGCTGCTGGACCATGCGTGGAACCGCGGGGTGAACCTGGTCGACACCGCGGACATCTACGGGTGGCGCGTCCACCGTGGCTGGACCGAGGAGATGATCGGCCGCTGGCTGGCCGATGATCCGTCCCGCCGCGACTCGGTGGTGCTGGCCACCAAGGTGGGCAATCCGATGGGCGACAGCCCCAACGACCGGGGACTGTCCGCCCGGCACATCATCGCCGCCTGCGAGGCGTCGCTGCGTCGGTTGCAGACCGACACCATCGACCTCTACCAGATGCACCAGGTCGACCGGGAGGTCGGCTGGGACGAAATTTGGCAGGCCATGGAGCAACTGGTGCACCAGGGCAAGGTCCGCTACGTGGGGTCCTCCAACTTCGCCGGCTGGGACCTGGTCAGCGCGCAGGAGGCCGCTCGCCGACACCGGCTGCTCGGTCTCGCCAGCGAGCAGTGCGTCTACAACCTGGTGACCCGGTACGTCGAGTTAGAGGTACTACCGGCCGCCGCGGCCGAGGGCATCGGCGTGCTGGTCTGGTCGCCGCTGCACGGTGGCCTGCTCAGCGGCGTGCTGCGTAAGCGGGAGGAGGGCACGGCGGTGAAATCCGCCCAGGGGAGGGCCGTGGAGGGGCTGGCCCGGCACCGCTCGGCGCTGGAGACGTACGAGCGCTTCTGCGGCGACCTCGGACGGGACCCGGCCGGGGTCGGCATGGCGTGGGTGTTGCACAGGCCGGGAGTGACCGCCGCCGTGGTCGGCCCCCGTACGCCGGAGCACCTGGACGGTGCCCTGCGCGCGCTGGAACAGCCCCTGGCGGCCGACGAACTGGCCCGGTTGGACGAACTGTTCCCGCCGCCGGGGCGCGGTGGTCCGGCACCGGACGCCTGGATGTCCTGA
- a CDS encoding DegT/DnrJ/EryC1/StrS family aminotransferase, whose protein sequence is MIPLSKIAMSPDVDRRISAVLHSGRLEHGPTVAEYEATVGERVGNPRVVSVNCGTAGLHLALSLAARPGPGPGQADRAEPGEVLSTPLTFEGTNWPALANGLRVRWVDVDPATLNVDLDDLAAKISPATRAIVVVHWLGYPVDLNRLCAVVDQAAARYGHRPLIIEDCAQAWGATYRGTPLGTHGNVCVFSTGAIKTLTTGSGGLVVLPDDDLHERLRLRRWLGIERASARITGDYDVAEWGYRFVLNEIGGAIGLSNLEHVDELLRRHRENAAYYDKELTGLDGVEHTERADDREPSFWVYPLKVRDRSAFMCRLRDAGIASSVISRRNDAHSCMASSRAHLPGLDSVADRVVYIPVGWWLTAEDRSHVVETIRSGW, encoded by the coding sequence ATGATCCCGTTGTCCAAGATCGCCATGTCGCCGGACGTCGACCGCCGCATCTCCGCCGTGTTGCACAGCGGACGCCTGGAGCACGGGCCGACCGTGGCCGAGTACGAGGCGACGGTCGGCGAACGCGTCGGCAATCCCCGCGTCGTGTCGGTCAACTGCGGCACCGCCGGACTGCACCTGGCTCTCAGCCTCGCCGCTCGCCCCGGCCCCGGCCCCGGGCAAGCCGATCGGGCCGAACCGGGTGAGGTGCTGAGTACCCCGCTGACCTTCGAGGGCACCAACTGGCCAGCCCTCGCCAATGGGCTGCGGGTGCGCTGGGTCGATGTCGACCCGGCGACGCTCAACGTCGACCTCGACGATCTGGCGGCCAAGATCTCACCGGCCACCCGGGCCATCGTGGTCGTGCACTGGCTCGGATACCCCGTGGACCTCAACCGGCTCTGCGCCGTGGTGGACCAGGCCGCAGCCAGGTACGGACACCGGCCTTTGATCATCGAGGACTGCGCTCAGGCGTGGGGCGCCACCTACCGGGGCACCCCGCTCGGCACGCACGGCAACGTCTGCGTGTTCAGCACCGGCGCGATCAAGACGCTCACCACCGGCAGTGGCGGACTGGTCGTGCTGCCCGACGACGACCTGCACGAGCGGCTGCGGCTCCGCCGGTGGCTGGGCATCGAGCGAGCCTCGGCCCGGATCACCGGGGACTACGACGTGGCCGAATGGGGATACCGGTTCGTCCTCAACGAGATCGGTGGCGCGATCGGGCTGTCCAACCTGGAACACGTCGACGAACTGCTGCGCCGGCACCGGGAGAACGCCGCCTACTATGACAAGGAGTTGACCGGTCTCGACGGCGTCGAACACACCGAACGCGCCGACGACCGGGAGCCCTCGTTCTGGGTGTACCCCCTGAAGGTACGCGACCGTTCCGCCTTCATGTGCCGACTGCGCGACGCCGGCATTGCCAGCAGTGTCATCTCCCGCCGCAACGACGCGCACAGCTGCATGGCGTCATCACGAGCCCACCTACCCGGCCTGGACTCGGTGGCCGACCGGGTGGTCTACATCCCGGTGGGCTGGTGGCTCACCGCGGAGGACCGTTCCCACGTCGTCGAAACGATCAGATCCGGCTGGTGA
- a CDS encoding nucleotide disphospho-sugar-binding domain-containing protein: protein MRVLFVSSPGIGHLFPLVQLAWSFRTAGHDVVVALAEHTQKAAAAGLEVVDVAPDYSAVKVFEQVAKDNPRFAETVATRPAIDLEEWGVQIAAVNRPLVDRTIALADDFTPDLVVYEQGATVGLLAAARAGVPAVQRNQSAWRTRGMHASIASFLTDLMEKHQVTLPKPSVMIESFPPSLLLEAEPEGWFMRWVPYGGGAVLGDRLPASPPRPEVAITMGTIELQAFGIGAVAPVIAAAAEVDADFVLALGDLDTTPLGKLPPNIRAVGWTPLHTLLRTCTAVVHHGGGGTVMTAIDAGLPQLLAPDPRDQFQHTARQAVSRRGIGVVSTADKVDADLLRRLIGDESMRAAVREVREEMQALPTPAETVRRLVEHVAD from the coding sequence ATGCGCGTCCTGTTCGTCTCCTCCCCCGGTATCGGTCACCTGTTCCCCCTGGTTCAGCTCGCCTGGAGTTTCCGCACGGCTGGCCACGACGTGGTCGTCGCGCTGGCCGAACACACCCAGAAGGCCGCCGCCGCCGGTCTGGAGGTCGTGGACGTGGCCCCGGACTACAGCGCGGTCAAGGTCTTCGAGCAGGTGGCCAAGGACAACCCGCGGTTCGCCGAGACGGTCGCCACCCGCCCCGCCATCGACCTGGAGGAGTGGGGTGTGCAGATCGCCGCAGTCAACCGGCCGCTGGTGGACCGCACCATCGCCCTCGCCGACGACTTCACGCCCGACCTGGTCGTCTACGAGCAGGGCGCTACCGTCGGGCTGCTCGCCGCCGCGCGTGCCGGAGTACCCGCCGTCCAGCGCAACCAGAGCGCCTGGCGCACCCGGGGCATGCACGCCTCGATCGCCTCCTTCCTCACCGACCTGATGGAGAAGCACCAGGTCACCCTGCCCAAGCCGAGCGTAATGATCGAGTCGTTCCCGCCGAGCCTGCTGCTGGAGGCAGAGCCGGAGGGCTGGTTCATGCGTTGGGTGCCGTACGGCGGTGGGGCGGTCCTCGGCGACCGGCTGCCGGCGTCCCCACCCCGCCCGGAGGTGGCCATCACGATGGGCACCATCGAACTCCAGGCGTTCGGTATCGGCGCGGTGGCGCCCGTCATCGCCGCCGCCGCCGAGGTGGACGCCGACTTCGTACTGGCGCTCGGCGACCTCGACACCACACCGTTGGGCAAGCTGCCGCCGAACATACGTGCGGTCGGCTGGACCCCGCTGCACACGCTGCTGCGGACCTGCACCGCCGTGGTGCACCACGGCGGTGGCGGCACGGTGATGACCGCGATCGACGCGGGTCTGCCGCAGTTACTCGCCCCCGACCCCCGCGACCAGTTCCAGCACACCGCCCGGCAGGCGGTCAGCCGACGCGGCATCGGCGTGGTGAGCACCGCCGACAAGGTCGACGCTGACCTGCTACGACGGCTCATCGGGGACGAGTCGATGCGCGCGGCAGTGCGGGAGGTTCGCGAGGAGATGCAGGCGCTGCCCACGCCGGCAGAGACGGTACGGCGTCTCGTGGAGCATGTCGCCGACTGA
- a CDS encoding cytochrome P450, with amino-acid sequence MSPTEPAHAVRWPVPADDGTSHRRESLVLADAVTAFDPTAVDVRRDPYPSYHWLLRHDPVHRGAHQVWYVSRFADVRAVLGDERFARTGIRRFWTDLVGPGLLSQIVGDIILFQDEPDHGRLRGVVGPAFSPSALRRLEPTIEATVNDLLRPARALGAMDVVADLAYPLALRAVLELLGLPAGDANAVGRWSRAVGRTLDRGATAEDMRRGHAAIAEFADYVERALAERREDGADLLALMLAAHRSQLMSRNEIVSTVVTFIFTGHETVASQLGNGLLSLLDHPEQLELVRRQPHLVPQAVEECLRFDPAVQSNTRQLAADVELHGRRLRRDDVVVVLAGAANRDPGRYDRPDELDIRRDPVPSMSFGAGMRYCLGSYLARLQLRTALGAMVALPDLRLVCNPNELAYQPRTMFRGLTRLPVAFTPAG; translated from the coding sequence ATGTCGCCGACTGAGCCGGCTCACGCCGTCCGCTGGCCCGTCCCGGCGGACGACGGGACCAGCCACCGGAGGGAGAGCCTCGTGTTGGCCGATGCCGTGACCGCGTTCGATCCGACCGCCGTCGACGTTCGGCGCGACCCGTACCCGTCGTACCACTGGCTGCTCCGCCACGATCCGGTGCACCGGGGCGCCCACCAGGTCTGGTACGTCTCGCGTTTCGCCGACGTCCGCGCGGTACTCGGCGACGAACGGTTCGCCCGTACCGGCATCCGCCGGTTCTGGACCGATCTGGTCGGGCCCGGCCTGCTCAGCCAGATCGTCGGCGACATCATCCTGTTCCAGGACGAGCCAGACCACGGCCGGCTACGTGGTGTGGTCGGCCCGGCCTTCTCCCCGTCGGCGCTGCGCCGCCTGGAACCGACGATCGAGGCCACCGTCAACGACCTGTTGCGCCCGGCGCGGGCCCTCGGCGCGATGGATGTGGTGGCCGACCTGGCGTACCCGCTGGCGCTGCGCGCGGTGCTCGAGCTGCTCGGCCTACCGGCCGGCGACGCCAACGCGGTCGGCCGCTGGTCGCGTGCGGTGGGCCGGACCCTGGACCGGGGCGCCACCGCCGAGGACATGCGGCGGGGACACGCGGCCATCGCCGAGTTCGCCGACTACGTGGAACGGGCGCTGGCCGAGCGCCGCGAGGACGGTGCGGACCTGCTGGCCCTGATGCTCGCCGCCCACCGGAGCCAGCTGATGAGCCGCAACGAGATCGTCAGCACCGTGGTCACCTTCATCTTCACCGGTCATGAGACGGTGGCCAGCCAGCTCGGCAACGGCCTGCTCAGCCTCCTGGACCACCCGGAGCAGTTGGAGTTGGTGCGCCGACAGCCGCACCTGGTACCACAGGCGGTCGAGGAATGCCTGCGCTTCGACCCGGCGGTGCAGTCGAACACCCGACAGTTGGCGGCCGACGTCGAGCTGCACGGCCGGCGGCTGCGCCGCGACGACGTCGTGGTGGTCCTCGCCGGCGCGGCCAACCGGGACCCCGGGCGGTACGACCGGCCCGACGAGCTCGACATCCGCCGCGACCCCGTCCCGTCGATGTCCTTCGGGGCAGGCATGCGCTACTGCCTCGGGTCGTACCTGGCCCGGCTTCAGCTGCGTACCGCTCTCGGCGCCATGGTCGCGCTGCCGGACCTGCGCTTGGTCTGCAACCCGAACGAACTGGCCTACCAGCCTCGCACGATGTTCCGTGGTCTCACGAGGCTGCCGGTCGCGTTCACGCCGGCCGGCTGA